The genomic region GACCCCTCGTACCGGCTGTGGAACTATCGCGGCGCGGCAGCCTACGTGCGGGCGGAGTCTCATCCAGGCGATTTGATCATCTTTATCGGCGATGAGTACGCCCCCATCCCATTCGACTACTACTACGGGTCGACCGACGACGCGCTGACGTTGATGCCGACGGAGAGCACGCACGGGCGCGCGAATTTCTTTGCCTACCGCGTCGCTGCGATGGCCAAGGAGCACCCGCGCCTGTGGGTCATCTCGCTGGTTGTCTGGCGGAAACCGACGACGCAACGGCTCTTCCCGTTGCTGATGTCGTCGTACCGCGAAACCACCGCCCGGACGTTCTCGGGCGTGGACGTGTACGGGTTTGAAGTTGCGGGCGGGGTTCGAGGCCAACGAGAGGGAGAGCGCGCGCGATAACGCCGGGCGCCGGGTCAGGCAGATAGCACGCGAAAATCCTTCGGCGCGTGCGTGAGGATCCGGCACCCGTCCTGCGTGACCACCACGAGATCCTCGATTCGGACGCCTCCCCACCCGGGAAGGTAGATCCCCGGTTCCACCGTCAGGATCATCCCGGGCTCCAACGCGGCGTCTTCTGTTGGAGAGAGACGAGGCCCTTCGTGCACCTCGAGCCCGACGCCGTGCCCCAGCGAGTGGCCGAACGCTTCGCCGAACCCGGCGGCGGCGATCACGGCGCGCGCGCGGGCGTCCACATCCCGGCACAGCACCCCGGCCCGCATCATCGCCAGCGCCTGCAGCTGGGCATCCAAGACGACATCGTAGATGTGACGCTGCCGGGGATCGGCGGTCCCGAGAGCGACGGTCCGGGTGATGTCGGAGCAGTAGCCCTGCGAGATGGCGCCGAAGTCGAGGGTGACCAACTCGCCCGCGCCCATGATCCTCTCGCTCGCCCGTCCGTGCGGGAGCGCCGATCGTGGGCCGCTGGCGAGCACCGTCTCGAACGCCAGCCGGTCGGCCCCTGCGCGCCGCATGAAGATCTCCAGTTCCAGCGCGGCGTTGCCCTCTGAGAGGCCGGGGCGGAGCACATCCAGCATGTGGACGTACGCCGCGTCCGCGATGTCGAC from bacterium harbors:
- a CDS encoding aminopeptidase P family protein, with the translated sequence MKAETRTAARGHTARARELLASSDVGALLILKNENRRYVTGFTGSAGLALITPDEIFLGVDFRYEEQAADEAPECTVVRGGRDPLGALAAAVRGRTSRSIGFESEFVPYAQVERLREKFAPAELVPLGTVDRMRWVKDAAEVAAIARAVDIADAAYVHMLDVLRPGLSEGNAALELEIFMRRAGADRLAFETVLASGPRSALPHGRASERIMGAGELVTLDFGAISQGYCSDITRTVALGTADPRQRHIYDVVLDAQLQALAMMRAGVLCRDVDARARAVIAAAGFGEAFGHSLGHGVGLEVHEGPRLSPTEDAALEPGMILTVEPGIYLPGWGGVRIEDLVVVTQDGCRILTHAPKDFRVLSA